The Leadbettera azotonutricia ZAS-9 genome has a window encoding:
- a CDS encoding type II toxin-antitoxin system RelE/ParE family toxin, whose protein sequence is MAYEVKLLKRSRIDIDEICQYKSQFYPGTVDRFLDKLEKELNSIADNPFICPEYYGNKKYHRLLVQDYLVFYRIFETAKTVRVYRILNGKRDIPAILS, encoded by the coding sequence ATGGCTTATGAGGTCAAACTTCTTAAAAGATCGCGTATTGATATTGATGAAATTTGCCAATACAAATCGCAATTTTATCCTGGTACCGTAGATCGTTTTCTTGACAAATTAGAAAAAGAACTAAACAGCATTGCGGATAATCCATTCATCTGCCCCGAATATTATGGCAACAAAAAATATCACCGCTTGTTAGTGCAGGACTATCTTGTTTTTTACCGGATATTTGAAACTGCCAAAACCGTACGAGTCTATAGGATTCTTAATGGTAAACGGGATATTCCGGCGATATTATCATAG
- a CDS encoding type II toxin-antitoxin system Phd/YefM family antitoxin, with translation MQNIQARPVRDLRNKYAEIESLLENHDPVIITKNGRGTAVLLNIEDYAKIEEYQHYLYVAEKLNEAEKEAESPNAEWTDYKEVFRQLREKYHGL, from the coding sequence ATGCAGAACATACAAGCCAGGCCGGTAAGGGACTTACGGAATAAATATGCCGAGATCGAGAGTCTGCTTGAAAACCATGATCCGGTTATCATTACGAAGAACGGGCGGGGAACCGCTGTACTGCTCAATATCGAGGACTATGCAAAAATCGAAGAATATCAGCACTATCTCTATGTAGCGGAAAAACTTAACGAGGCGGAAAAAGAAGCGGAATCCCCAAATGCCGAATGGACAGACTATAAGGAGGTGTTCCGGCAGTTAAGGGAAAAGTATCATGGCTTATGA
- a CDS encoding helix-turn-helix domain-containing protein, giving the protein MGAVSILPETIMDEKEFWGRVKQLIKKRNTTHEEVAKACGINYGTFRGWIYRSIYPTVIDGYVIARVLGVSVEYLITGSDKQSERCSSKIGKACSLLQQAEKTLGKIV; this is encoded by the coding sequence ATGGGTGCAGTTTCAATTCTGCCTGAAACTATTATGGACGAAAAAGAATTTTGGGGCCGCGTAAAGCAGCTGATAAAAAAAAGAAACACAACTCATGAAGAAGTCGCAAAGGCTTGCGGCATAAACTATGGCACTTTCCGAGGCTGGATATACCGGAGTATCTACCCCACGGTCATTGACGGCTATGTCATTGCCCGGGTTTTGGGGGTCAGTGTCGAGTACCTTATCACGGGCAGCGATAAGCAAAGTGAAAGATGCTCGTCTAAAATAGGAAAAGCCTGCAGCCTTTTGCAGCAGGCCGAAAAGACGCTGGGCAAAATTGTGTGA
- a CDS encoding DUF4398 domain-containing protein, translating into MRKTVSTLLAALLVGMIFAACATPPTEDMNKAVDAVTKAENDADAVTYAANTLTRARDALTQMQSEADSKRYESAKNYAAEAIAAAEKAIADGRTGAARARDEAASLLNGLRPEIAQAENDLNAAKAVPRTQLDAAACDQDLASAKSAFDDANRSLSANNYRDAVAKAQPVRPLLSGIRSRITDATQALSRKK; encoded by the coding sequence ATGAGGAAAACAGTGAGCACCCTGCTGGCGGCCCTTTTAGTGGGAATGATATTTGCGGCCTGCGCAACCCCTCCCACAGAGGATATGAACAAGGCTGTTGACGCAGTAACCAAGGCCGAAAATGACGCGGATGCAGTGACCTACGCCGCAAACACCCTGACCCGCGCCAGGGATGCCCTTACCCAGATGCAGTCGGAGGCCGATTCCAAACGTTACGAATCTGCCAAGAACTATGCAGCCGAGGCCATCGCGGCCGCTGAAAAAGCCATTGCCGACGGCAGAACCGGCGCAGCCCGGGCCCGTGATGAGGCCGCCAGCCTCCTCAACGGCCTAAGGCCCGAAATCGCCCAGGCCGAAAACGACCTCAACGCTGCCAAGGCCGTCCCCCGCACCCAGCTCGACGCTGCCGCCTGCGACCAGGATTTAGCCTCGGCCAAGTCCGCCTTCGACGATGCCAACCGCAGCCTCAGCGCAAACAACTACCGCGATGCCGTTGCCAAGGCCCAGCCCGTGAGGCCCCTGCTTTCGGGCATACGTTCCCGCATCACCGATGCGACCCAGGCCCTGTCCCGGAAGAAGTAA